A part of Candidatus Bathyarchaeota archaeon genomic DNA contains:
- a CDS encoding transcription elongation factor Spt5 — MDKKEELSQVKIFAVKTTTGQERNVARLIASKVEMTHIPIKALLVPDTLKGYVFIEADGPHLVEEAISGVRHVRSRIPGLISFNEIERYIVRKPVMEDLNEDDVVEITGGPFKGMRAKITRLDKSKGEVTLELLEATFTLPITVHSDYVKLVEKAKA, encoded by the coding sequence AGGTAAAGATTTTCGCAGTGAAAACCACCACAGGTCAAGAACGCAACGTGGCACGGCTTATTGCCTCAAAGGTAGAAATGACCCATATACCCATCAAGGCTCTTCTGGTCCCCGACACCCTCAAAGGCTATGTTTTCATAGAGGCAGACGGACCGCACCTAGTTGAGGAAGCCATCTCAGGAGTCAGGCATGTTCGCAGCCGAATTCCGGGGCTAATCAGCTTTAACGAAATTGAACGCTACATCGTCCGCAAACCCGTCATGGAGGACCTCAATGAAGACGACGTCGTCGAAATCACCGGTGGACCCTTCAAAGGAATGCGCGCGAAAATCACAAGACTCGACAAATCTAAAGGCGAAGTTACCTTGGAGTTGCTTGAGGCAACCTTCACTTTGCCCATTACAGTCCATTCAGACTATGTAAAACTCGTAGAAAAAGCAAAAGCATAA
- a CDS encoding 50S ribosomal protein L11: protein MPEKKVVEVIVSGGQANAGPPLGPALGPLGVNVMAIVNKINEVTKEYAGMKVPVKVSVDTEDKTFEVTVGTPTSSALIVAELKIEKGSGTPNTVKAGDLTMEQILKIAKIKSPQLLASNIKDAAKELLGTCVSIGVTVEGKDPRDVQKEIDAGNYDNLFGSD from the coding sequence ATGCCAGAAAAGAAAGTTGTAGAAGTAATCGTTAGCGGCGGACAAGCCAACGCCGGTCCCCCGTTGGGTCCAGCTTTGGGTCCTTTAGGCGTCAACGTCATGGCGATTGTCAACAAAATCAACGAAGTCACCAAGGAATACGCTGGAATGAAGGTTCCAGTCAAGGTCAGTGTTGACACCGAAGATAAAACCTTCGAGGTAACCGTGGGCACCCCCACTTCATCCGCCCTCATCGTCGCTGAACTGAAAATCGAGAAGGGCTCCGGAACTCCCAACACCGTTAAAGCAGGCGACCTCACGATGGAGCAGATTCTTAAAATCGCCAAAATCAAGAGTCCCCAGCTTTTGGCTTCGAACATTAAGGATGCAGCCAAAGAGCTATTGGGTACCTGCGTGAGCATCGGCGTTACCGTTGAAGGCAAAGACCCCCGAGATGTCCAGAAAGAAATCGACGCTGGCAACTATGATAACCTATTTGGTAGCGACTAA
- a CDS encoding 50S ribosomal protein L1, whose amino-acid sequence MPLDNKTISEAIKQAKSQAGDKKFNQTIDLILDIQEIDMKAPEGKIQEVVELPHDTLKPNKVCVIASGEFALKAKNSQADHVIERADLDALNGKKKELRKIASTYDVFISEAPLMPLVGRILGPVLGPRGKMPVPVPPNADIAALIGKHRKTVVVRMRNQPIIQVSVGSQKMSDEDLTDNTMVVLRMLDGKLKRGLKNVKYAFIKTSMGEPVKIKP is encoded by the coding sequence ATGCCCCTAGACAACAAGACTATATCTGAAGCGATAAAACAGGCAAAATCTCAAGCTGGAGACAAAAAATTCAACCAGACCATAGACCTGATTCTGGACATTCAGGAAATCGACATGAAGGCGCCAGAAGGTAAAATCCAAGAGGTTGTTGAGCTTCCGCACGACACCCTTAAACCAAATAAGGTCTGCGTTATTGCTTCAGGCGAGTTTGCCCTCAAAGCGAAGAACTCTCAAGCTGACCATGTTATAGAACGCGCCGATCTTGATGCGTTAAACGGCAAAAAGAAGGAACTGCGTAAAATCGCATCCACCTACGACGTCTTCATATCTGAAGCGCCTCTGATGCCTCTGGTCGGTAGGATTTTGGGTCCCGTTCTGGGTCCAAGAGGCAAAATGCCTGTTCCTGTTCCACCTAACGCCGACATCGCTGCGTTGATTGGTAAGCACCGCAAAACGGTGGTTGTCCGCATGCGTAACCAACCCATCATTCAGGTGTCTGTTGGTTCTCAGAAGATGAGCGACGAGGACCTGACCGACAACACCATGGTTGTTCTCCGTATGCTGGATGGAAAACTTAAACGTGGCCTCAAAAACGTAAAGTACGCGTTCATCAAGACCAGC